Below is a genomic region from Deinococcus koreensis.
GGCCTGGGGAGCGTCCGTGGCAGCGGTGCCGGTCTCCGGCAGGGGCATGTCGGGCATTCCGGCGTTCAGGTCGGCGACCGGAGTGCCCTCACCTGGGATCACCTCGGCTGGGGGCGTGATGTCGCCATCGATCACTGGAGAGCCGCTGCTCGCGGTATCGGCCGTGGCGCCGCCGATCTGGATCTGATCCACGGGCGAGGTTCCCGCCCCTTCCGGCGCCGAGAGGACAGGGGCGGCCGGGGCCTGGTCGGATGCCTGAGGAGCGCTCTGGGCAGGCGCAGCGGCAAGTTCGACGCCGCAGCCCTCGCAGTACTGGGTGCCTTCGGGGTTGATGGTGCCGCACACGGAGCAGGTGATGGTCATAGCAGATTCCTCCAGGGGAAAGGGGTGGGAAGGCGGGCGGGGGTCACAGTCGGCGGATCAGGCGCATGAAGAAGATCGACAGCACGGCCGCCATGACGCCCAGGGCGCTGACGGTCGGCCAGTGGAGCCCGGCCTGCTGGGCGTAGAGGAAGGCGCCTGCACCCGCGCCGAGCGGCAGCACGAGCGGCAGACTCCACCACGCCAGGCGCCCGACCGCGAAACCGGCCGCCGCCCCCAGCACAGCCGCGACCACCACCCCCGGCGTGCCCAGTTGCTGGATCGCCGGGAGCAGGAGCGGCAGCTGCGCGAAGCCCAGCACCGCTCCCAGCCCCACGCACAGCGCGACCAGCAGCGTGCGGGTCAGGGGCCGCGGGCCGGGTGCCGGAGCATGACCGGGCACCGGAACCGGTCGGGGCGCCGCCTGGGGGGGCGGGCTGGGCGCGGGAACAGGTCGGGGCGTCGGCTGCGCCTGGGGTTTCGGTGGCGGGGCGGGAGCCGGACGCGGAGTCGGCGCTGGCGCCGGGGCGGGACGCGCAGGGGGCGGCGCCGGGCGCGGTGCGGGCGCCCTCTGCGGCGCCGGCTGCGGCTGTGGAGCGGGCTGGGGCCCGGACTGCGGCCCGGATTGCGGCCTCGGCTGGGGGACGGGCTGTGGTGCGGGGGGCGGTGGGGTGGGGGGCTGGGCACGCGCGGCCGGTCTGGCGGCCGGCTGGCTGGGCACGGGCTGGCTAGACCCAGGCTGAGCGGCGGGGGCACTCGCGGCGAGCCCCACGCCCATCAGCTCCAGCAGCCCGTGGGCACTTTGCGGCCGCTCCTCGACCCGCAGGGCCATCGACTTCTCGACCGCGCGGCGCAGGGGCACGGGCGTGCCGGGCGGCAACTGGGGCAGCGCGGTGCCCAGCATCAGGTCGGTGGCGGGGGGCGGCATGAGGCCAGTCAGGGCGTGGTGCAGGGTGGCGCCCAGCGAATAGATGTCGGTGTAGGGCCCGTAGCGCGCCGAGTTGCCGTACTGCTCCAGCGGCGCGTAGCCCGGCGTGACCAGCCGCGTGTGGCTCACGGTCTTGCCCGGCGCGAAGGCCCGCACCGAACCGAAGTCGATCAGCACCACGCGCCCCGCCCGGTGCAGGAAGATGTTGTCGGGTTTGATGTCGCGGTGCAGCAGACCGGCGCCGTGCACGATCTCCAGCGTGCGCGACACCGAGCGGGCGATCTCCAGCACAACCGCCGGGGGCACCGGGCCGCGCTTCTCGATGGCGCCCCCCAGCGTCTCGCCTTCCAGGAATTCCATCACCAGATACGCGGTGCCGTTTTCCTCGAAGTAGTTCAGCACGCGCACGATGCCCGGGTCGTTGAAGCGGGCCAGCACCCTGGCTTCGTCCAGAAAGCGCTTTTTCGTTTCCTGGAACTCGGCCGTGCTCAGGCTGCCGGGCGGGACGACCCGCGCCACGCTGCGCTGCGAGCCGTCCACGAACAGCTCCTTGACCGCCACGCGCAGATTCTGTTTCACGTCCTGCGCGTCGTAGGTGATGCCGAAGCCGCCGCGCCCCAGCACCCGGCTCAGCACGTACTGCCCGCCGGCCAGCGTGCAGCCCGCCGGCAGCGCCACCGAGGCGGTCGCGGCGGCCGACGACAGCGGCGCCCCGCAGGTGCGGCACACCGTATCGGACGGCTGGA
It encodes:
- a CDS encoding protein kinase domain-containing protein, giving the protein MHCPVCASPIQPSDTVCRTCGAPLSSAAATASVALPAGCTLAGGQYVLSRVLGRGGFGITYDAQDVKQNLRVAVKELFVDGSQRSVARVVPPGSLSTAEFQETKKRFLDEARVLARFNDPGIVRVLNYFEENGTAYLVMEFLEGETLGGAIEKRGPVPPAVVLEIARSVSRTLEIVHGAGLLHRDIKPDNIFLHRAGRVVLIDFGSVRAFAPGKTVSHTRLVTPGYAPLEQYGNSARYGPYTDIYSLGATLHHALTGLMPPPATDLMLGTALPQLPPGTPVPLRRAVEKSMALRVEERPQSAHGLLELMGVGLAASAPAAQPGSSQPVPSQPAARPAARAQPPTPPPPAPQPVPQPRPQSGPQSGPQPAPQPQPAPQRAPAPRPAPPPARPAPAPAPTPRPAPAPPPKPQAQPTPRPVPAPSPPPQAAPRPVPVPGHAPAPGPRPLTRTLLVALCVGLGAVLGFAQLPLLLPAIQQLGTPGVVVAAVLGAAAGFAVGRLAWWSLPLVLPLGAGAGAFLYAQQAGLHWPTVSALGVMAAVLSIFFMRLIRRL